In one window of Clavelina lepadiformis chromosome 4, kaClaLepa1.1, whole genome shotgun sequence DNA:
- the LOC143452528 gene encoding uncharacterized protein LOC143452528 isoform X2 encodes MENLTTNSTQVRAWYDGSALPTSSPLMQGRFHCPEHLHPLHFSSNADEIHQFAMSSILPPIWHLTNQPGLVDEMPCDRIFQRENTFNEEAHSKASKGGAREEEEEFAKTEKDILERSIIYSGAFDNHSDGHHSMSVLPEDVTMLLRNHYDDTVHYGYELHHEFAPPSPQQMTETSLSSSCQDEFTIDCDDFLRLDDEFSCYNLSDHVIDDDIFVENDDVPDLNFSASTKRNKSSRSREFAPRQVHNHRQRRAANQRERRRMQVINDGFEKLRQHLPSIPYEKKLSKVDTLRAAIDYIGFMASLLRTESENDNQTPKQKVVIYCKNDGTDSELSQDNDIVVGHSLSWSWEDDYDIPPENLEEKYRSSSDHSGLRSTRKRPRKTKIVRAPIWKPMFPVNNVQKRSALIQGLAESLSKHVVPVSNETDFVDPGRTRCERSVSCNEYFPHVSYCPNTCDITMTTQSLSDAQDSVAGCEASLPPVSSFINSAHAQQAFASGDSYLCPDVTSDPCQDDEVFSEEGNYSYRVNQQEQCWGSEEAVHAHSVHRSLSLYVK; translated from the exons ATGGAAAACTTGACCACAAATTCCACGCAAGTAAGGGCTTGGTATGATGGTAGTGCACTGCCGACAAGTAGTCCACTGATGCAGGGGAGATTTCATTGCCCGGAGCATTTGCATCCGttgcatttttcttcaaaCGCGGATGAAATTCATCAGTTTGCCATGAGCTCAATCCTTCCACCGATCTGGCATCTCACCAACCAACCCGGTTTAGTAGATGAGATGCCGTGCGACAGGATATTTCAGCGGGAAAACACTTTCAATGAAGAAGCACATTCGAAAGCCAGCAAAGGTGGAGCGAGGGAAGAAGAGGAggaatttgcaaaaactgaaaaagaCATACTTGAGAGATCTATTATTTACAGCGGGGCCTTTGATAACCACTCCGACGGGCATCATAGTATGTCTGTCCTGCCGGAAGACGTCACCATGTTGCTACGCAACCATTACGATGATACTGTCCACTACGGTTACGAACTTCATCATGAGTTTGCACCTCCATCGCCTCAGCAGATGACGGAAACATCTCTAAGTTCCTCCTGCCAAGACGAGTTTACAATTGACTGCGATGATTTTTTAAGGCTTGATGACGAGTTTTCTTGTTATAACCTTTCTGACCATGTCATAGATGATGACATATTTGTGGAAAATGATGACGTTCCAG ATCTAAATTTTTCAGCTTCGACAAAACGAAATAAGTCTTCACGATCAAGAGAGTTTGCTCCCAGGCAAGTGCATAACCACCGACAGAGACGGGCGGCAAACCAAAGAGAGCGTCGTCGGATGCAAGTCATCAACGACGGATTTGAAAAACTGAGGCAGCATCTTCCGAGTATTCCATACGAAAAAAAACTATCTAAG GTGGACACATTACGAGCAGCGATTGACTACATTGGTTTTATGGCAAGTTTACTGAGAACCGAAAGCGAAAACGATAATCAAACACCAAAGCAGAAAGTtgtaatttattgcaaaaacgACG GGACCGACAGTGAACTTAGTCAAGATAATGACATCGTAGTGGGTCATTCCTTATCCTGGAGTTGGGAAGACGATTACGACATTCCCCCCGAAAACCTGGAGGAGAAATATAGGTCATCTTCGGATCATTCAGGTCTACGCTCCACTCGAAAACGTCCGAGGAAGACCAAGATTGTCCGTGCTCCTATTTGGAAACCTATGTTCCCGGTCAACAACGTCCAGAAGCGTAGCGCCCTCATACAAGGGCTCGCAGAAAGCTTGAGCAAACACGTGGTCCCGGTATCGAATGAGACCGATTTTGTTGACCCCGGGCGTACCCGGTGCGAACGCTCTGTCAGTTGCAACGAGTATTTCCCGCACGTTTCATATTGTCCTAACACTTGTGACATAACGATGACAACACAAAGCTTAAGTGACGCACAAGACTCTGTTGCGGGATGTGAAGCCTCCCTTCCCCCAGTTTCGTCATTCATCAATAGTGCGCATGCTCAACAAGCGTTTGCTTCGGGTGATTCCTACCTCTGTCCGGATGTGACGTCAGATCCCTGTCAAGATGACGAGGTGTTCTCAGAAGAGGGAAATTACTCGTACAGAGTGAACCAACAAGAACAATGTTGGGGAAGTGAAGAGGCAGTCCACGCGCACTCTGTGCACCGGTCGCTGTCATTGTATGTgaagtga
- the LOC143452528 gene encoding uncharacterized protein LOC143452528 isoform X1 gives MENLTTNSTQVRAWYDGSALPTSSPLMQGRFHCPEHLHPLHFSSNADEIHQFAMSSILPPIWHLTNQPGLVDEMPCDRIFQRENTFNEEAHSKASKGGAREEEEEFAKTEKDILERSIIYSGAFDNHSDGHHSMSVLPEDVTMLLRNHYDDTVHYGYELHHEFAPPSPQQMTETSLSSSCQDEFTIDCDDFLRLDDEFSCYNLSDHVIDDDIFVENDDVPDLNFSASTKRNKSSRSREFAPRQVHNHRQRRAANQRERRRMQVINDGFEKLRQHLPSIPYEKKLSKVDTLRAAIDYIGFMASLLRTESENDNQTPKQKVVIYCKNDAGTDSELSQDNDIVVGHSLSWSWEDDYDIPPENLEEKYRSSSDHSGLRSTRKRPRKTKIVRAPIWKPMFPVNNVQKRSALIQGLAESLSKHVVPVSNETDFVDPGRTRCERSVSCNEYFPHVSYCPNTCDITMTTQSLSDAQDSVAGCEASLPPVSSFINSAHAQQAFASGDSYLCPDVTSDPCQDDEVFSEEGNYSYRVNQQEQCWGSEEAVHAHSVHRSLSLYVK, from the exons ATGGAAAACTTGACCACAAATTCCACGCAAGTAAGGGCTTGGTATGATGGTAGTGCACTGCCGACAAGTAGTCCACTGATGCAGGGGAGATTTCATTGCCCGGAGCATTTGCATCCGttgcatttttcttcaaaCGCGGATGAAATTCATCAGTTTGCCATGAGCTCAATCCTTCCACCGATCTGGCATCTCACCAACCAACCCGGTTTAGTAGATGAGATGCCGTGCGACAGGATATTTCAGCGGGAAAACACTTTCAATGAAGAAGCACATTCGAAAGCCAGCAAAGGTGGAGCGAGGGAAGAAGAGGAggaatttgcaaaaactgaaaaagaCATACTTGAGAGATCTATTATTTACAGCGGGGCCTTTGATAACCACTCCGACGGGCATCATAGTATGTCTGTCCTGCCGGAAGACGTCACCATGTTGCTACGCAACCATTACGATGATACTGTCCACTACGGTTACGAACTTCATCATGAGTTTGCACCTCCATCGCCTCAGCAGATGACGGAAACATCTCTAAGTTCCTCCTGCCAAGACGAGTTTACAATTGACTGCGATGATTTTTTAAGGCTTGATGACGAGTTTTCTTGTTATAACCTTTCTGACCATGTCATAGATGATGACATATTTGTGGAAAATGATGACGTTCCAG ATCTAAATTTTTCAGCTTCGACAAAACGAAATAAGTCTTCACGATCAAGAGAGTTTGCTCCCAGGCAAGTGCATAACCACCGACAGAGACGGGCGGCAAACCAAAGAGAGCGTCGTCGGATGCAAGTCATCAACGACGGATTTGAAAAACTGAGGCAGCATCTTCCGAGTATTCCATACGAAAAAAAACTATCTAAG GTGGACACATTACGAGCAGCGATTGACTACATTGGTTTTATGGCAAGTTTACTGAGAACCGAAAGCGAAAACGATAATCAAACACCAAAGCAGAAAGTtgtaatttattgcaaaaacgACG CAGGGACCGACAGTGAACTTAGTCAAGATAATGACATCGTAGTGGGTCATTCCTTATCCTGGAGTTGGGAAGACGATTACGACATTCCCCCCGAAAACCTGGAGGAGAAATATAGGTCATCTTCGGATCATTCAGGTCTACGCTCCACTCGAAAACGTCCGAGGAAGACCAAGATTGTCCGTGCTCCTATTTGGAAACCTATGTTCCCGGTCAACAACGTCCAGAAGCGTAGCGCCCTCATACAAGGGCTCGCAGAAAGCTTGAGCAAACACGTGGTCCCGGTATCGAATGAGACCGATTTTGTTGACCCCGGGCGTACCCGGTGCGAACGCTCTGTCAGTTGCAACGAGTATTTCCCGCACGTTTCATATTGTCCTAACACTTGTGACATAACGATGACAACACAAAGCTTAAGTGACGCACAAGACTCTGTTGCGGGATGTGAAGCCTCCCTTCCCCCAGTTTCGTCATTCATCAATAGTGCGCATGCTCAACAAGCGTTTGCTTCGGGTGATTCCTACCTCTGTCCGGATGTGACGTCAGATCCCTGTCAAGATGACGAGGTGTTCTCAGAAGAGGGAAATTACTCGTACAGAGTGAACCAACAAGAACAATGTTGGGGAAGTGAAGAGGCAGTCCACGCGCACTCTGTGCACCGGTCGCTGTCATTGTATGTgaagtga
- the LOC143452528 gene encoding uncharacterized protein LOC143452528 isoform X3 has product MENLTTNSTQVRAWYDGSALPTSSPLMQGRFHCPEHLHPLHFSSNADEIHQFAMSSILPPIWHLTNQPGLVDEMPCDRIFQRENTFNEEAHSKASKGGAREEEEEFAKTEKDILERSIIYSGAFDNHSDGHHSMSVLPEDVTMLLRNHYDDTVHYGYELHHEFAPPSPQQMTETSLSSSCQDEFTIDCDDFLRLDDEFSCYNLSDHVIDDDIFVENDDVPASTKRNKSSRSREFAPRQVHNHRQRRAANQRERRRMQVINDGFEKLRQHLPSIPYEKKLSKVDTLRAAIDYIGFMASLLRTESENDNQTPKQKVVIYCKNDAGTDSELSQDNDIVVGHSLSWSWEDDYDIPPENLEEKYRSSSDHSGLRSTRKRPRKTKIVRAPIWKPMFPVNNVQKRSALIQGLAESLSKHVVPVSNETDFVDPGRTRCERSVSCNEYFPHVSYCPNTCDITMTTQSLSDAQDSVAGCEASLPPVSSFINSAHAQQAFASGDSYLCPDVTSDPCQDDEVFSEEGNYSYRVNQQEQCWGSEEAVHAHSVHRSLSLYVK; this is encoded by the exons ATGGAAAACTTGACCACAAATTCCACGCAAGTAAGGGCTTGGTATGATGGTAGTGCACTGCCGACAAGTAGTCCACTGATGCAGGGGAGATTTCATTGCCCGGAGCATTTGCATCCGttgcatttttcttcaaaCGCGGATGAAATTCATCAGTTTGCCATGAGCTCAATCCTTCCACCGATCTGGCATCTCACCAACCAACCCGGTTTAGTAGATGAGATGCCGTGCGACAGGATATTTCAGCGGGAAAACACTTTCAATGAAGAAGCACATTCGAAAGCCAGCAAAGGTGGAGCGAGGGAAGAAGAGGAggaatttgcaaaaactgaaaaagaCATACTTGAGAGATCTATTATTTACAGCGGGGCCTTTGATAACCACTCCGACGGGCATCATAGTATGTCTGTCCTGCCGGAAGACGTCACCATGTTGCTACGCAACCATTACGATGATACTGTCCACTACGGTTACGAACTTCATCATGAGTTTGCACCTCCATCGCCTCAGCAGATGACGGAAACATCTCTAAGTTCCTCCTGCCAAGACGAGTTTACAATTGACTGCGATGATTTTTTAAGGCTTGATGACGAGTTTTCTTGTTATAACCTTTCTGACCATGTCATAGATGATGACATATTTGTGGAAAATGATGACGTTCCAG CTTCGACAAAACGAAATAAGTCTTCACGATCAAGAGAGTTTGCTCCCAGGCAAGTGCATAACCACCGACAGAGACGGGCGGCAAACCAAAGAGAGCGTCGTCGGATGCAAGTCATCAACGACGGATTTGAAAAACTGAGGCAGCATCTTCCGAGTATTCCATACGAAAAAAAACTATCTAAG GTGGACACATTACGAGCAGCGATTGACTACATTGGTTTTATGGCAAGTTTACTGAGAACCGAAAGCGAAAACGATAATCAAACACCAAAGCAGAAAGTtgtaatttattgcaaaaacgACG CAGGGACCGACAGTGAACTTAGTCAAGATAATGACATCGTAGTGGGTCATTCCTTATCCTGGAGTTGGGAAGACGATTACGACATTCCCCCCGAAAACCTGGAGGAGAAATATAGGTCATCTTCGGATCATTCAGGTCTACGCTCCACTCGAAAACGTCCGAGGAAGACCAAGATTGTCCGTGCTCCTATTTGGAAACCTATGTTCCCGGTCAACAACGTCCAGAAGCGTAGCGCCCTCATACAAGGGCTCGCAGAAAGCTTGAGCAAACACGTGGTCCCGGTATCGAATGAGACCGATTTTGTTGACCCCGGGCGTACCCGGTGCGAACGCTCTGTCAGTTGCAACGAGTATTTCCCGCACGTTTCATATTGTCCTAACACTTGTGACATAACGATGACAACACAAAGCTTAAGTGACGCACAAGACTCTGTTGCGGGATGTGAAGCCTCCCTTCCCCCAGTTTCGTCATTCATCAATAGTGCGCATGCTCAACAAGCGTTTGCTTCGGGTGATTCCTACCTCTGTCCGGATGTGACGTCAGATCCCTGTCAAGATGACGAGGTGTTCTCAGAAGAGGGAAATTACTCGTACAGAGTGAACCAACAAGAACAATGTTGGGGAAGTGAAGAGGCAGTCCACGCGCACTCTGTGCACCGGTCGCTGTCATTGTATGTgaagtga